The genomic segment TGGAGGCGCTGGCGATCGTGTTCCTGGTGGCCGGGGTGATGCTGTGCGCGCATGCCCATCGCGCACCGCGGGCGATCGCCGAACATGCCGGCTGAATGCGGCCGTCAAGCGTGCTGATGGCTACTTTGTCTCAGATGCAACCAAATGTCGGCACGTTGGCCGATGATCGCGGCAGCGTTTTTTTGCATCGCAGCACTTGACAGCGGCAGGGCGCGCGGTGTTTTCTGTGCGCCATGGTCCTTGATGCCGCCCACGCCAGCCTGAACGCCCCCGCCACCGCGGGCCGTTCGACTGCGCCGGTCGCCACCACCACCATTACCACCACCACCGTCACCACTGCCCTGGTGCGGCCCGTCGTCTTCGTGTAACTCCCGAAAACCACGGCCCCGCACCATACAGGTGGCGGGGAAACTCGACACCTGCATGCGACGGGGCCTCCTACCGAGGTCTGCATGTCTTCCCACGCCCCCGCCCATTCCGTTGCCCCGGCCGACCTGGCTGCGCCGTCCATCGTCGTGCACAAGTTCGGTGGCACCTCGGTAGCCGACGCCGAACGCTACCGCCATGTTGCCGGCCTGCTGCTGGCCCGCCCCGAATCGCTGCAGGTCACCGTCGTCTCGGCGATGAAGGGTGTCACCGATGCGCTGATCGAGCTGGCCCAGCTGGCCGCCAAGGGTGACGAAGGCTGGCGCGAGGCCTGGCATGCGCTGCGCGCGCGCCATCGTGGCGCTGCCGTGGCGCTGCTGGGCGAGCAGGTGGGCGAGACCGTCGAATGGATCGACACGCGCTTCGAGCAGCTGGCCGAGGTACTGGCCGCGCTGGCAGTGATCGGCGAGCTGCCCCGTGAAGTGCTCGATCGCGTGCAGGGCCTGGGTGAAGTGTTCTCCGCGCAGCTGCTGGGCACGCATCTGCGTGCGCGCGGCGAAGACTGCGCGGTGCTCGACGCGCGTGACGTGCTGGTGGTCGGGCATGGCGAACTGGGCGTGGATGTCGACTGGGAGGCCAGTGCGGACCGCCTGGCCAAATGGCGCCTGCAGCATCCACAACTGCGCCTGGTCGCCACCGGTTTCGTGGCGCGTGACCGCCATGACCGCATCACCACGCTCGGCCGCAACGGCAGCGACTATTCCGGCGCGATCTTCGCCGCGCTGTTCAACGCCGATGAACTGCACATCTGGACCGACGTCGATGGCGTGCTGTCGGCCGACCCACGGCTGGTGCCCGAAGCGGTGCAGCTTGAGTCGCTGAGCTATGACGAGGCCTGCGAACTGGCCTATTTCGGCGCCAAGGTGGTGCATCCGCAGACGATGTCACCGGCCATCCGCCTCGGGCTGCCGATCTTCATCCGCAACACCTTCCAGCCGGCGCATCCGGGTACGCGCATCAGCGCCGAGCGCTCGCCGCGCGGGCCGGTGAAGGGCCTGACCCTGAGCCCCGGGCTGGCCCTGCTGAACCTGGAAGGCACCGGCCTGATTGGCGTGCCGGGTACCGCCGAGCGCGTGTTCGCCGCCCTGCGCCAGGCGCAGGTATCGGTGGTGATGATCTCGCAGGGTTCGTCGGAACATTCAATCTGCTGCGTGGTGCGTGCCGCCGAAGCTGCGCGCGGTCGCGACGCCCTGCTGCATGTGTTCGCGCATGAGTTGTCGGTGGGCCAGGTGCAGCGCGTGCAGGTCAGCGAGGGGGTCAGCGTGCTGGCCGCGGTCGGTGACGGCATGGCCGGCCAGCCCGGTGTGGCGGCGCGCCTGTTCGAGGCGCTGGGCCGTGCGCAGGTGAACATCCTGGCGATCGCGCAGGGCTCGTCCGAACGCAACATCTCGGTGGCGGTGGACAGTGCCGATGCCACCCGCGCGCTGCGCGCCGCACATGCCGGCTTCTGGCTGTCGCCGCAGACCTTCGCGGTGGGAGTGATCGGGCCGGGCAATGTCGGTGCCGCGCTGCTGGACCAGCTGCTGGCCGCGCGCCCGCAGTTGCTGGCCAAGGCCAATGTCGACCTGCGCCTGCGTGCGCTGGCCTCGCGTTCGCGCATGCGCCTGGAAGTGGACGGCCTGCA from the Stenotrophomonas maltophilia genome contains:
- the thrA gene encoding bifunctional aspartate kinase/homoserine dehydrogenase I, with translation MSSHAPAHSVAPADLAAPSIVVHKFGGTSVADAERYRHVAGLLLARPESLQVTVVSAMKGVTDALIELAQLAAKGDEGWREAWHALRARHRGAAVALLGEQVGETVEWIDTRFEQLAEVLAALAVIGELPREVLDRVQGLGEVFSAQLLGTHLRARGEDCAVLDARDVLVVGHGELGVDVDWEASADRLAKWRLQHPQLRLVATGFVARDRHDRITTLGRNGSDYSGAIFAALFNADELHIWTDVDGVLSADPRLVPEAVQLESLSYDEACELAYFGAKVVHPQTMSPAIRLGLPIFIRNTFQPAHPGTRISAERSPRGPVKGLTLSPGLALLNLEGTGLIGVPGTAERVFAALRQAQVSVVMISQGSSEHSICCVVRAAEAARGRDALLHVFAHELSVGQVQRVQVSEGVSVLAAVGDGMAGQPGVAARLFEALGRAQVNILAIAQGSSERNISVAVDSADATRALRAAHAGFWLSPQTFAVGVIGPGNVGAALLDQLLAARPQLLAKANVDLRLRALASRSRMRLEVDGLHADWRQALQEAGESSDLGRFTEHLLAAHLPHAVVIDCSGSAEVAERYEGWLAAGIHVVTPNKQAGAGPLPRYQRIRAAAAASGARFRYEATVGAGLPVITTLRDLVDTGDEVLAIEGIFSGTLAWLFNRFDGSQPFSALVAQARSMGYTEPDPRDDLSGVDVARKLVILAREAGHALSLEQVQVESLVPALLRDGSVDAFMARLGESDASLLQRLQEARARGAVLRYVAKLGADGASVGLQELPADHAFANLRLTDNVVQFRTRRYCDNPLVVQGPGAGPEVTAAGVFADLLRVAAGEGARL